CTCTTCAACGCGTGCTCGCAATGAATCCGGTCCGGGTCCGAAACCACCGTGTTCTCCCCGTCGATCAGCATGGCGTGAATGGATTTTCCACACTCCTGCAAGGCCGTCACTTTCGTCATCGGTTGGCCTAGGTCCAGGTCCGGACGCTGATAAGCTTGCGCGAATTTGTCGCGCGCGGCGGCGTCGTCGATCCTCACGCTGCCTGGAAAGACGAAGGTCTCCGCACCGCAATCTCCGCAGCCCTGGATGTTGTTCTGGCCTCGCATCGGATTGATGCCGCCCCCTTCCACGCCCAGGTTCCCCGTCATCAGAGCCAGATTGCAAAGGCTCTGCACGTTATCCACCCCGCAAATATGTTCGGTAATGCCGAGGGTGTAGTAAATGCCACTGGGTTTGCCGCGCCCATAAAGCAAAGCCGCGCGCTCGATATCCACGGGCGGCACCTGGCAGATCGCGGAGGCCCACTCCGGACTGAACGCCTTGAGATGCCGCCGCCATTCTTCCCAGCCCTCCGTCCGGTTCTCGATGAATGCGCGGTCGATCAACCCCTCGCGCTCGATCACATGCGCCATGGCCAGCAACAACGCCACGTCACTGCCCACGCGAATCGGCAAATAGACGTCCGCCATCTCCGCCAATCGGGTCCGGCGCGGATCCGCCACCACCAGCGACGCCCCGCGCGCGATGGCTTTCTTCAAGCCTGTCGCGGCCACCGGATGGCACTCCGTCATGTTCGTGCCAATGCAGAAAATGACATCCGGCTTCGCCATGTCCGCGAGTGGATTAGACATCGCTCCCCGTCCGATGGTGGCCGCCAGACCGACGACCGTGGGACTGTGTCAAGCTCGACTACAGTTATCGATGTAATGCGTGCCGAAGCCGGCCCGGATGAACTTCTGCATGGTGTAGGCCGCCTCGTGAGGGGCGCGCCCGGAGGCGATGCCATAGACCGCGCGCCGGCCCTGCTTCCGCAACACCTGACGGAATCCTTCCGCCGCCACGTCCAAAGCCTCCTCCCAGCTCGCTTCCTTGAAAGTGCCGTCCGGCTGACGAATCAGGGGGTGCTTTAAGCGGTCCTCATGCTGAACGAAATCGAACGCAAACTGGCCTTTGATGCAGAGCGCGCCCTGGTTCGCAGGCCCATCCATCGCCGGTTGAACTCCCACCAGACGATCGCCCTTGGTCATCAAATCGACCGAACAACCCACGCCGCAATACGGACAAATCGTGCGGGTCTTGCGAATCTCCCCTGGTGCGTCCGCGGCTCGCATCGCTTTCTTGTCGGCCAGCGCCCCGGTCGGACAAGTCTGCACGCACTGGCCGCAAAAGGTGCAGGCCGAATCCTTCAATTTGTGGTCGAACTCCGTCGTGATCTGGGTCGCAAATCCGCGATTGCGAACACTGATCGCATAATCCCCCTCCTGCTCCGCGCACACCCGAACACATCGGTAACAGGAAATGCACAGATCATAGTCTCGCAAAATGAACGGGTTGTCGTCCTGACGATGACTGCGTCCGGACTGTTTCCCCTGAAAACGCCCATTGCGCGCCCTGTAGCGGTCGGCCAGTGTGGTCAATTCCTGAGAGGCATAGCCTCGCAAGGGATTGACCTCGACCTGACGGTTCTCGGAAACCACCAACTCCAGCAAGGTCCGCCGATGCTTCTCGATGGAGGGAGAAGTCGTGCGGACCTTCATGCCCGGAGCGGCCTTGGTCGTGCAGGAAGCCACGGGAGTCCGCATGCCCTCCACTTCCACAACACACAAACGGCACGCGCCAAACGCTTCGAGCCGTTCGTCGTAGCACAGAGTCGGGACTTCCCGCCTGGCCCGTCTCGCGACCTGATAAATCGTCTCGCCGTCGTGAAACTGAATCTCCTGGCCGTCGAGGGACAGAATGGACCGGACCGAACTCGGTGCAGAATTCATAAGAATGGATGCTCACGAGGCGCGAACCCGACATCAGTTCGCCACCGTCACGACGAAGATAACCGGGCGAATCCCGGCCTGACAAGCCGGCTGACGATCCGGAGGAAGAAAGCCGCCCGGCTTATCGACTGGCCCGAATGTCGTAGCAGTAGATCAGCTCCTGATCCCGGAGGTAAAGTTTGCCGTTCGAAATGACGGGGTGGGTCCAGATGCGCCCGTCGGGCGAGCGCTGAGTCGTCTGCGGGTCGAGTTTGAACCGGCCTTTTTCCTCCCAAGCCTTGGGCGATGCCACGGCCAATACCACCGTGCCGCTGCCTTCTTCCACGCAATACAACATTCCATCCGCCGCGCTGACTGCCCCTTTGCCCAGAGCCTTCGAGGCCCAAACTTCCGCGCCGCTCTTGAAGTCCTGACACACCCAGCCCGGTCCGTCAGAGTGGCCGTACAAATGGTCTCCGATCTGGATCACACCCCCGTGGTGATTCTTCATTACCTTGTTTTCGTACACGTCGGTGACCGAAAGATCATTCCCCAATTTGATCATCTTGCAGCCCACGCCATAACCCGC
The genomic region above belongs to Verrucomicrobiota bacterium and contains:
- a CDS encoding 4Fe-4S dicluster domain-containing protein → MNSAPSSVRSILSLDGQEIQFHDGETIYQVARRARREVPTLCYDERLEAFGACRLCVVEVEGMRTPVASCTTKAAPGMKVRTTSPSIEKHRRTLLELVVSENRQVEVNPLRGYASQELTTLADRYRARNGRFQGKQSGRSHRQDDNPFILRDYDLCISCYRCVRVCAEQEGDYAISVRNRGFATQITTEFDHKLKDSACTFCGQCVQTCPTGALADKKAMRAADAPGEIRKTRTICPYCGVGCSVDLMTKGDRLVGVQPAMDGPANQGALCIKGQFAFDFVQHEDRLKHPLIRQPDGTFKEASWEEALDVAAEGFRQVLRKQGRRAVYGIASGRAPHEAAYTMQKFIRAGFGTHYIDNCSRA